A window of Cyclopterus lumpus isolate fCycLum1 chromosome 14, fCycLum1.pri, whole genome shotgun sequence contains these coding sequences:
- the smg6 gene encoding telomerase-binding protein EST1A isoform X5, which yields MANELDRVRISAAELRASTSSSVDIIESQKAEKQDEHLVNKQHRKCEAKRPELQRYQPVAGNGRCPCDSEEGETGQSEPLAADSHAHGQPSQSKKRVVLERQWCTDDDINKKEEDRMTGDGSNTQNYRKGLQSQSKSEANKEKVFAENDSEHHEAAGAAKPTRKTRKPDREFYQPGSRRSNQGKDSGVGEEQDMPTPSQNKLKTEPESQLSTGERQGNKTTSIQKQEGKAKEVKVQHEYIKSKSSETNRKHGVQDVEKTPLPSNDSVEKMTSKVEQLCVKERGNVGCESQAIEYLSCGRGEAIDKERRDQGGGTKEMDGKVEKRERGNRRRRGGDKEKERNQDFRRREDEPGGGGKPDQGKAEKERDKRAAEAYRDNKAVKTGDTQHSKGRENRRESRRGDNNNQSRVAEKDAKTERNADMAVERGDRNKSNANITMPTSKRYSKSDIRRSRNRTYSSSSASSVTSLDGPRRGMDVEGMKSTRLQPMHNNKEGMANSGEGQRSHLQSWAANGESSTESPEGSEMSDIAEDRRRRRGGREELSTERRRVESNIPKGGGRGILRVSLEKTSRAASHSGMSQQRKPVLVPRGRGGGILVLPARTDISNSPEVGQRLLFGGIRGGGACRSRGGRGGVRRLWDPNNPDQKPALTSTQSAQHLSLQQPIYLQTGTGYGQLHFLDTDDEVAGSPPVPQGEHFRAQQAAAMAYYKFQNSDNPYCYPMSTSNSHSPGNTTNQRYPYPYHMAPYQMAPLNDMYPGPGVGQFCGSYRAAGYSQPGAGGSLTFEEAEQQARGELGRLLRAADAQELQLSNLLSRDRVSADGLDRMSQLRADLLGLYEQIILTDIDFSDSQNVDQSLWKNVFYQVIERFRQLLKDPTCDDTPHFRNMLLTLLDEGALFFDGLLQKLQTVYQFKLEDYMDGIAIRARPLRKTVKYALISAQRCMICQGDIARYREQTSDSANYGKARSWYLKAQQIAPKNGRPYNQLALLAVYTKRKLDAVYYYMRSLAASNAILTAKESLMSLFEEAKRKEEQLERRRRQEHEGGSRGPAVRGRGRGEDGARVEIWSRTSRQAATPSSQRGGSESSRDSEQDGELGSLSASDLNKRFILSFLHAHGKLFTKVGMESFPRVASRVLQEFKTLLHHGPSLLGFTHLLQIITINMFTIHNIHSRGEEGEVRSVLQEQSTSLGLGMFALLVQRCTELLRDTPAEPVPMADGEEEGKGKELEGMLRVSAFPLDLRELLPSIKVWSDWMLGQPDQWNPPPCNIDPDVWQCLADLCNMLARVDHEEVPLYKVDTEEVEGDEELTVLQLKEDRLLAGFVPLLAAPQEPCYTDKHTDMAIAADCKRVTVLKYFLEALCGQEEPLLAFKGGKYISVATSPPNHSIDTRSRQDSLTEKEADVIVEAESSLSASEVEDEAGDGENDIRQLKARRHALTNKLAQQQKRRDKIQAVLQTGGQLELEVRPLFLVPDTNGFIDHLGGLKKLLQCGTYIIVVPLIVITELDGLAKGQDNFGGGVGSGGRSTGGRGNYNVTAAHVRAVQEKARLAVAFLEKGFEAREPYLRALTSRGNQLESIAFRSEDTSGQQGTNDDVILSCCLHYCKDKAKDFMPGQRNGTVRLQREVVLLTDDRNLRVKALTRNVPVRDIPAFLSWAKVG from the exons ATGGCGAATGAGCTGGACCGAGTACGAATATCTGCTGCGGAACTCAGAGCTTCAACGTCGAGTTCAGTCGATATTATTGAATCTCAGAAAG cagAGAAGCAAGATGAGCATCTAGTAAACAAGCAGCATAGGAAGTGTGAAGCAAAACGCCCTGAACTGCAGCGCTACCAGCCGGTAGCTGGAAATGGACGGTGTCCCTGTGACAGTGAAGAGGGAGAAACTGGTCAAAGTGAGCCCCTTGCTGCTGATTCACATGCTCATGGTCAACCATCACAGAGTAAGAAAAGGGTGGTTTTAGAGAGACAGTGGTGCACAGATGATGACAtcaacaaaaaggaagaagacCGGATGACAGGTGATGGTAGTAACACGCAGAACTATCGAAAGGGCCTTCAATCACAGTCTAAATCAGAagcaaacaaagagaaagtctTTGCTGAAAATGACAGCGAACACCAtgaagctgctggagctgctaAGCCAACACGGAAAACCCGCAAACCAGATCGAGAATTTTATCAACCTGGGAGCCGGAGGAGCAACCAGGGAAAGGATTCTGGAGTTGGAGAAGAGCAGGATATGCCTACTCCCAGCCAGAATAAGCTGAAAACTGAGCCAGAATCCCAGTTGAGTACAGGGGAAAGGCAGGGGAACAAAACAACATCCATACAGAAGCAGGAAGGGAAAGCTAAAGAAGTAAAAGTtcaacatgaatacataaaatcAAAATCCAGTGAAACAAACCGAAAGCATGGAGTCCAAGATGTGGAAAAAACACCATTACCTTCTAATGATTCAGTTGAGAAAATGACAAGTAAAGTAGAACAACTCTGTGTGAAAGAAAGGGGCAACGTGGGATGTGAAAGCCAAGCCATTGAATACTTAAGTTGCGGGAGAGGGGAAGCAATTGATAAAGAAAGGAGAGACCAAGGGGGAGGAACAAAAGAGATGGACGGAAAGGTAGAGAAGAGGGAAAGGGGAAAccgcagaagaagaggaggggataaggaaaaagagaggaatcAGGATTTCAGAAGAAGAGAAGATGAACCAGGTGGTGGAGGAAAGCCTGACCAGGGGAAAGCTGAGaaggaaagagacaagagagcaGCAGAAGCATATAGGGATAACAAAGCTGTGAAGACAGGAGACACGCAACACAGCAAAGGAAGAGAGAATCGCAGAGAaagcagaagaggagacaacaacaaccaatCCAGAGTCGCTGAGAAAGATGCTaagacagaaagaaatgcaGACATGGCTGTTGAGAGAGGCGATAGAAACAAATCCAATGCAAACATCACAATGCCAACCTCAAAACGCTATTCCAAATCAGATATTCGGCGCTCACGGAATCGGACTTACAGCAGTAGCTCAGCTAGCAGTGTGACCAGCCTGGATGGTCCTCGACGAGGGATGGATGTGGAGGGTATGAAGAGTACCCGCTTGCAGCCTATGCACAATAACAAGGAGGGCATGGCTAATAGCGGAGAAGGACAAAGGAGTCATTTACAAAGCTGGGCAGCCAATGGGGAATCATCTACAGAATCACCGGAAGGGAGTGAAATGAGTGACATAGCAGAAGatagaaggaggagaagaggtggGCGAGAAGAACTAAGTACCGAGAGGCGGAGGGTAGAAAGCAACATACCGAAAGGTGGCGGTCGGGGAATCCTTCGGGTTTCTCTAGAAAAAACGTCCCGCGCCGCGTCACATAGCGGGATGTCACAACAACGCAAGCCCGTCTTGGTTCCTCGTGGCAGAGGTGGGGGTATCCTGGTGCTTCCAGCTCGCACAGACATCTCCAATTCACCTGAGGTTGGGCAACGTCTTCTTTTTGGTGGAATTAGGGGGGGAGGAGCTTGCAGGAgtagaggaggcagaggaggagtgAGACGACTCTGGGATCCAAATAACCCCGACCAGAAACCTGCTCTTACCAGCACCCAATCCGCACAGCATTTATCTCTCCAACAGCCTATATATCTTCAGACAGGGACAGGATATGGTCAACTTCACTTTCTGGACACAGACGATGAGGTAGCAGGCAGTCCTCCGGTCCCGCAGGGTGAGCACTTTCGAGCCCAGCAAGCTGCTGCCATGGCTTATTACAAATTCCAAAACTCTGACAACCCCTACTGCTACCCCATGTCCACCAGCAACTCGCATAGTCCTGGCAATACCACCAACCAACGCTATCCATATCCTTATCATATGGCGCCCTACCAAATGGCTCCCCTGAATGATATGTACCCAGGTCCTGGTGTTGGTCAGTTCTGTGGGAGTTATAGGGCAGCAGGTTATTCCCAGCCTGGTGCAGGAGgtagtttgacatttgaagAGGCGGAGCAACAAGCCAGAGGAGAGCTGGGGAGGCTGCTGAGGGCTGCAGATGCACAGGAGCTACAGCTCAGTAACCTGCTGTCCAGAGACAGAGTGAGTGCTGATGGACTGGATCGCATGTCCCAGCTCAG AGCTGACCTTTTGGGGCTATATGAGCAGATCATCCTGACAGACATCGACTTCTCCGACTCTCAGAACGTGGATCAGTCTTTGTGGAAGAATGTTTTTTACCAGGTCATAGAGCGCTTCCGCCAGCTACTTAAAGACCCCACATGTGACGACACCCCTCATTTCAGAAACATGCTGCTTACGCTGCTTGATGAG GGGGCGCTATTCTTTGATGGGCTGCTTCAGAAGCTACAGACAGTGTACCAGTTTAAATTAGAGGATTACATGGATGGCATAGCTATCAGGGCTCGACCATTACGTAAAACG gTGAAGTATGCTCTTATTAGTGCACAGCGTTGCATGATTTGCCAAGGAGATATAGCACGTTATCGGGAACAAACAAGTGACTCGGCCAACTATGGCAAAGCTCGCAG CTGGTACCTGAAAGCCCAGCAGATTGCCCCCAAAAATGGACGACCATATAATCAGCTGGCCCTGCTGGCAGTCTATACA AAGCGAAAGTTGGATGCTGTGTATTATTACATGCGCAGCTTGGCAGCATCCAACGCCATCCTGACTGCAAAGGAAAGCCTAATGAGTCTGTTTGAGGAAGCTAAGCGCAAG GAAGAGCAGCTTGAGCgaaggaggaggcaggagcATGAAGGAGGCTCCAGGGGGCCGGCagtaagaggaagaggaagaggggaagatgGAGCACGTGTGGAAATTTGGAGTCGCACCAGCAGACAAGCGGCAACCCCATCCTCTCAGAGAGGAGGTAGTGAATCCAGCAGAGACTCTGAACAGGATGGGGAGCTGGGAAGTCTAAGCGCTAGTGAT CTGAATAAGAGATTCATTCTGAGTTTCCTGCATGCACATGGAAAGCTCTTCACTAAAGTGGG CATGGAATCTTTCCCTAGAGTGGCGAGCCGTGTTCTGCAGGAGTTCAAGACTCTGCTCCACCATGGCCCCTCCCTACTGGGCTTCACACACTTGCTGcagatcatcaccatcaacatgTTCACCATACACAATATCCACAGCAGAG gtgaagaaggagaagtGCGGTCCGTTTTACAAGAGCAAAGCACTTCTCTGGGCCTCGGCATGTTCGCACTACTGGTGCAGCGCTGCACAGAGCTGCTCAGGGATACTCCTGCAG AACCAGTCCCCATggcagatggagaggaggagggcaaaGGGAAGGAGCTGGAGGGTATGTTGCGGGTCTCTGCCTTTCCATTGGACCTCAGAGAACTACTGCCAAGTATCAAGGTCTGGTCTGACTGGATGTTGGGGCAACCAGACCAGTGGAACCCACCACCCTGCAATATAGA CCCTGATGTTTGGCAGTGCCTGGCTGACCTCTGTAACATGCTGGCACGTGTAGACCATGAGGAAGTGCCGCTGTACAAAGTCGACACTGAAGAAGTTGAGGGAGACGAGGAGTTGACTGTGCTGCAATTGAAGGAGGACCGCCTGCTTGCTGGCTTTGTCCCACTGCTTGCTGCACCACAAGAGCCTTGttacacagacaaacacactgacatG GCAATAGCAGCAGACTGTAAGAGAGTGACGGTGCTGAAGTACTTTCTGGAGGCTTTGTGTGGACAAGAAGAGCCTCTGTTGGCCTTCAAGGGAGGCAAATACATCTCTGTGGCAACTTCTCCACCTAACCACTCAATAGATACAAGGAGCAGGCAGGATTCTCTAACGGAGAAAGAG GCTGATGTCATAGTCGAGGCAGAGTCGTCTCTCTCCGCATCAGAAGTAGAGGACGAGGCGGGAGACGGTGAGAATGACATAAGACAGCTGAAGGCGCGACGTCACGCCCTCACAAACAAACTGGCACAGCAACAGAAGCGCAGGgataaaatacag GCGGTGCTGCAGACAGGTGGGCAGTTGGAGCTGGAAGTGAGGCCTCTCTTTTTGGTTCCAGATACCAATGGATTCATTGATCACTTGGGCGGGTTGAAGAAACTCCTTCAGTGTGGAACATACATAATAGTTGTGCCACTTATCG TGATTACAGAGTTGGATGGCTTGGCTAAAGGCCAGGACAACTTCGGGGGAGGAGTGGGGTCAGGAGGACGGAGCACTGGCGGTCGTGGCAACTATAATGTTACTGCTGCCCATGTGCGGGCCGTGCAGGAGAAGGCCCGGTTGGCAGTGGCGTTCCTGGAGAAAGGATTTGAAGCCAGGGAGCCGTACCTTAGGGCCTTGACGAGCAGAGGAAATCAGCTTGAATCTATTGCCTTCCGCAGTGAAGACACCTCTGGACAGCAG GGTACCAACGATGATGTGATTCTGTCCTGCTGCCTCCACTACTGCAAAGACAAGGCAAAGGATTTCATGCCTGGTCAGAGAA ATGGGACAGTGAGGCTACAAAGAGAGGTGGTACTCCTTACAGATGACCGTAACCTGCGTGTCAAAGCATTGACCCGCAACGTCCCAGTGCGAGACATCCCTGCTTTCCTTAGCTGGGCCAAAGTGGGCTGA
- the smg6 gene encoding telomerase-binding protein EST1A isoform X2: protein MANELDRVRISAAELRASTSSSVDIIESQKEKQDEHLVNKQHRKCEAKRPELQRYQPVAGNGRCPCDSEEGETGQSEPLAADSHAHGQPSQSKKRVVLERQWCTDDDINKKEEDRMTGDGSNTQNYRKGLQSQSKSEANKEKVFAENDSEHHEAAGAAKPTRKTRKPDREFYQPGSRRSNQGKDSGVGEEQDMPTPSQNKLKTEPESQLSTGERQGNKTTSIQKQEGKAKEVKVQHEYIKSKSSETNRKHGVQDVEKTPLPSNDSVEKMTSKVEQLCVKERGNVGCESQAIEYLSCGRGEAIDKERRDQGGGTKEMDGKVEKRERGNRRRRGGDKEKERNQDFRRREDEPGGGGKPDQGKAEKERDKRAAEAYRDNKAVKTGDTQHSKGRENRRESRRGDNNNQSRVAEKDAKTERNADMAVERGDRNKSNANITMPTSKRYSKSDIRRSRNRTYSSSSASSVTSLDGPRRGMDVEGMKSTRLQPMHNNKEGMANSGEGQRSHLQSWAANGESSTESPEGSEMSDIAEDRRRRRGGREELSTERRRVESNIPKGGGRGILRVSLEKTSRAASHSGMSQQRKPVLVPRGRGGGILVLPARTDISNSPEVGQRLLFGGIRGGGACRSRGGRGGVRRLWDPNNPDQKPALTSTQSAQHLSLQQPIYLQTGTGYGQLHFLDTDDEVAGSPPVPQGEHFRAQQAAAMAYYKFQNSDNPYCYPMSTSNSHSPGNTTNQRYPYPYHMAPYQMAPLNDMYPGPGVGQFCGSYRAAGYSQPGAGGSLTFEEAEQQARGELGRLLRAADAQELQLSNLLSRDRVSADGLDRMSQLRADLLGLYEQIILTDIDFSDSQNVDQSLWKNVFYQVIERFRQLLKDPTCDDTPHFRNMLLTLLDEGALFFDGLLQKLQTVYQFKLEDYMDGIAIRARPLRKTVKYALISAQRCMICQGDIARYREQTSDSANYGKARSWYLKAQQIAPKNGRPYNQLALLAVYTKRKLDAVYYYMRSLAASNAILTAKESLMSLFEEAKRKEEQLERRRRQEHEGGSRGPAVRGRGRGEDGARVEIWSRTSRQAATPSSQRGGSESSRDSEQDGELGSLSASDLNKRFILSFLHAHGKLFTKVGMESFPRVASRVLQEFKTLLHHGPSLLGFTHLLQIITINMFTIHNIHSRGEEGEVRSVLQEQSTSLGLGMFALLVQRCTELLRDTPAEPVPMADGEEEGKGKELEGMLRVSAFPLDLRELLPSIKVWSDWMLGQPDQWNPPPCNIDFSSPSSCSPDVWQCLADLCNMLARVDHEEVPLYKVDTEEVEGDEELTVLQLKEDRLLAGFVPLLAAPQEPCYTDKHTDMAIAADCKRVTVLKYFLEALCGQEEPLLAFKGGKYISVATSPPNHSIDTRSRQDSLTEKEADVIVEAESSLSASEVEDEAGDGENDIRQLKARRHALTNKLAQQQKRRDKIQAVLQTGGQLELEVRPLFLVPDTNGFIDHLGGLKKLLQCGTYIIVVPLIVITELDGLAKGQDNFGGGVGSGGRSTGGRGNYNVTAAHVRAVQEKARLAVAFLEKGFEAREPYLRALTSRGNQLESIAFRSEDTSGQQGTNDDVILSCCLHYCKDKAKDFMPGQRNGTVRLQREVVLLTDDRNLRVKALTRNVPVRDIPAFLSWAKVG, encoded by the exons ATGGCGAATGAGCTGGACCGAGTACGAATATCTGCTGCGGAACTCAGAGCTTCAACGTCGAGTTCAGTCGATATTATTGAATCTCAGAAAG AGAAGCAAGATGAGCATCTAGTAAACAAGCAGCATAGGAAGTGTGAAGCAAAACGCCCTGAACTGCAGCGCTACCAGCCGGTAGCTGGAAATGGACGGTGTCCCTGTGACAGTGAAGAGGGAGAAACTGGTCAAAGTGAGCCCCTTGCTGCTGATTCACATGCTCATGGTCAACCATCACAGAGTAAGAAAAGGGTGGTTTTAGAGAGACAGTGGTGCACAGATGATGACAtcaacaaaaaggaagaagacCGGATGACAGGTGATGGTAGTAACACGCAGAACTATCGAAAGGGCCTTCAATCACAGTCTAAATCAGAagcaaacaaagagaaagtctTTGCTGAAAATGACAGCGAACACCAtgaagctgctggagctgctaAGCCAACACGGAAAACCCGCAAACCAGATCGAGAATTTTATCAACCTGGGAGCCGGAGGAGCAACCAGGGAAAGGATTCTGGAGTTGGAGAAGAGCAGGATATGCCTACTCCCAGCCAGAATAAGCTGAAAACTGAGCCAGAATCCCAGTTGAGTACAGGGGAAAGGCAGGGGAACAAAACAACATCCATACAGAAGCAGGAAGGGAAAGCTAAAGAAGTAAAAGTtcaacatgaatacataaaatcAAAATCCAGTGAAACAAACCGAAAGCATGGAGTCCAAGATGTGGAAAAAACACCATTACCTTCTAATGATTCAGTTGAGAAAATGACAAGTAAAGTAGAACAACTCTGTGTGAAAGAAAGGGGCAACGTGGGATGTGAAAGCCAAGCCATTGAATACTTAAGTTGCGGGAGAGGGGAAGCAATTGATAAAGAAAGGAGAGACCAAGGGGGAGGAACAAAAGAGATGGACGGAAAGGTAGAGAAGAGGGAAAGGGGAAAccgcagaagaagaggaggggataaggaaaaagagaggaatcAGGATTTCAGAAGAAGAGAAGATGAACCAGGTGGTGGAGGAAAGCCTGACCAGGGGAAAGCTGAGaaggaaagagacaagagagcaGCAGAAGCATATAGGGATAACAAAGCTGTGAAGACAGGAGACACGCAACACAGCAAAGGAAGAGAGAATCGCAGAGAaagcagaagaggagacaacaacaaccaatCCAGAGTCGCTGAGAAAGATGCTaagacagaaagaaatgcaGACATGGCTGTTGAGAGAGGCGATAGAAACAAATCCAATGCAAACATCACAATGCCAACCTCAAAACGCTATTCCAAATCAGATATTCGGCGCTCACGGAATCGGACTTACAGCAGTAGCTCAGCTAGCAGTGTGACCAGCCTGGATGGTCCTCGACGAGGGATGGATGTGGAGGGTATGAAGAGTACCCGCTTGCAGCCTATGCACAATAACAAGGAGGGCATGGCTAATAGCGGAGAAGGACAAAGGAGTCATTTACAAAGCTGGGCAGCCAATGGGGAATCATCTACAGAATCACCGGAAGGGAGTGAAATGAGTGACATAGCAGAAGatagaaggaggagaagaggtggGCGAGAAGAACTAAGTACCGAGAGGCGGAGGGTAGAAAGCAACATACCGAAAGGTGGCGGTCGGGGAATCCTTCGGGTTTCTCTAGAAAAAACGTCCCGCGCCGCGTCACATAGCGGGATGTCACAACAACGCAAGCCCGTCTTGGTTCCTCGTGGCAGAGGTGGGGGTATCCTGGTGCTTCCAGCTCGCACAGACATCTCCAATTCACCTGAGGTTGGGCAACGTCTTCTTTTTGGTGGAATTAGGGGGGGAGGAGCTTGCAGGAgtagaggaggcagaggaggagtgAGACGACTCTGGGATCCAAATAACCCCGACCAGAAACCTGCTCTTACCAGCACCCAATCCGCACAGCATTTATCTCTCCAACAGCCTATATATCTTCAGACAGGGACAGGATATGGTCAACTTCACTTTCTGGACACAGACGATGAGGTAGCAGGCAGTCCTCCGGTCCCGCAGGGTGAGCACTTTCGAGCCCAGCAAGCTGCTGCCATGGCTTATTACAAATTCCAAAACTCTGACAACCCCTACTGCTACCCCATGTCCACCAGCAACTCGCATAGTCCTGGCAATACCACCAACCAACGCTATCCATATCCTTATCATATGGCGCCCTACCAAATGGCTCCCCTGAATGATATGTACCCAGGTCCTGGTGTTGGTCAGTTCTGTGGGAGTTATAGGGCAGCAGGTTATTCCCAGCCTGGTGCAGGAGgtagtttgacatttgaagAGGCGGAGCAACAAGCCAGAGGAGAGCTGGGGAGGCTGCTGAGGGCTGCAGATGCACAGGAGCTACAGCTCAGTAACCTGCTGTCCAGAGACAGAGTGAGTGCTGATGGACTGGATCGCATGTCCCAGCTCAG AGCTGACCTTTTGGGGCTATATGAGCAGATCATCCTGACAGACATCGACTTCTCCGACTCTCAGAACGTGGATCAGTCTTTGTGGAAGAATGTTTTTTACCAGGTCATAGAGCGCTTCCGCCAGCTACTTAAAGACCCCACATGTGACGACACCCCTCATTTCAGAAACATGCTGCTTACGCTGCTTGATGAG GGGGCGCTATTCTTTGATGGGCTGCTTCAGAAGCTACAGACAGTGTACCAGTTTAAATTAGAGGATTACATGGATGGCATAGCTATCAGGGCTCGACCATTACGTAAAACG gTGAAGTATGCTCTTATTAGTGCACAGCGTTGCATGATTTGCCAAGGAGATATAGCACGTTATCGGGAACAAACAAGTGACTCGGCCAACTATGGCAAAGCTCGCAG CTGGTACCTGAAAGCCCAGCAGATTGCCCCCAAAAATGGACGACCATATAATCAGCTGGCCCTGCTGGCAGTCTATACA AAGCGAAAGTTGGATGCTGTGTATTATTACATGCGCAGCTTGGCAGCATCCAACGCCATCCTGACTGCAAAGGAAAGCCTAATGAGTCTGTTTGAGGAAGCTAAGCGCAAG GAAGAGCAGCTTGAGCgaaggaggaggcaggagcATGAAGGAGGCTCCAGGGGGCCGGCagtaagaggaagaggaagaggggaagatgGAGCACGTGTGGAAATTTGGAGTCGCACCAGCAGACAAGCGGCAACCCCATCCTCTCAGAGAGGAGGTAGTGAATCCAGCAGAGACTCTGAACAGGATGGGGAGCTGGGAAGTCTAAGCGCTAGTGAT CTGAATAAGAGATTCATTCTGAGTTTCCTGCATGCACATGGAAAGCTCTTCACTAAAGTGGG CATGGAATCTTTCCCTAGAGTGGCGAGCCGTGTTCTGCAGGAGTTCAAGACTCTGCTCCACCATGGCCCCTCCCTACTGGGCTTCACACACTTGCTGcagatcatcaccatcaacatgTTCACCATACACAATATCCACAGCAGAG gtgaagaaggagaagtGCGGTCCGTTTTACAAGAGCAAAGCACTTCTCTGGGCCTCGGCATGTTCGCACTACTGGTGCAGCGCTGCACAGAGCTGCTCAGGGATACTCCTGCAG AACCAGTCCCCATggcagatggagaggaggagggcaaaGGGAAGGAGCTGGAGGGTATGTTGCGGGTCTCTGCCTTTCCATTGGACCTCAGAGAACTACTGCCAAGTATCAAGGTCTGGTCTGACTGGATGTTGGGGCAACCAGACCAGTGGAACCCACCACCCTGCAATATAGA TTTTTCCTCTCCATCAAGTTGCAGCCCTGATGTTTGGCAGTGCCTGGCTGACCTCTGTAACATGCTGGCACGTGTAGACCATGAGGAAGTGCCGCTGTACAAAGTCGACACTGAAGAAGTTGAGGGAGACGAGGAGTTGACTGTGCTGCAATTGAAGGAGGACCGCCTGCTTGCTGGCTTTGTCCCACTGCTTGCTGCACCACAAGAGCCTTGttacacagacaaacacactgacatG GCAATAGCAGCAGACTGTAAGAGAGTGACGGTGCTGAAGTACTTTCTGGAGGCTTTGTGTGGACAAGAAGAGCCTCTGTTGGCCTTCAAGGGAGGCAAATACATCTCTGTGGCAACTTCTCCACCTAACCACTCAATAGATACAAGGAGCAGGCAGGATTCTCTAACGGAGAAAGAG GCTGATGTCATAGTCGAGGCAGAGTCGTCTCTCTCCGCATCAGAAGTAGAGGACGAGGCGGGAGACGGTGAGAATGACATAAGACAGCTGAAGGCGCGACGTCACGCCCTCACAAACAAACTGGCACAGCAACAGAAGCGCAGGgataaaatacag GCGGTGCTGCAGACAGGTGGGCAGTTGGAGCTGGAAGTGAGGCCTCTCTTTTTGGTTCCAGATACCAATGGATTCATTGATCACTTGGGCGGGTTGAAGAAACTCCTTCAGTGTGGAACATACATAATAGTTGTGCCACTTATCG TGATTACAGAGTTGGATGGCTTGGCTAAAGGCCAGGACAACTTCGGGGGAGGAGTGGGGTCAGGAGGACGGAGCACTGGCGGTCGTGGCAACTATAATGTTACTGCTGCCCATGTGCGGGCCGTGCAGGAGAAGGCCCGGTTGGCAGTGGCGTTCCTGGAGAAAGGATTTGAAGCCAGGGAGCCGTACCTTAGGGCCTTGACGAGCAGAGGAAATCAGCTTGAATCTATTGCCTTCCGCAGTGAAGACACCTCTGGACAGCAG GGTACCAACGATGATGTGATTCTGTCCTGCTGCCTCCACTACTGCAAAGACAAGGCAAAGGATTTCATGCCTGGTCAGAGAA ATGGGACAGTGAGGCTACAAAGAGAGGTGGTACTCCTTACAGATGACCGTAACCTGCGTGTCAAAGCATTGACCCGCAACGTCCCAGTGCGAGACATCCCTGCTTTCCTTAGCTGGGCCAAAGTGGGCTGA